The DNA window GCCTGGATATGTCCGCTGGGCACCCTGCTGGACTGGGTGCCGGCGCGCCAACAGCCCAGCGCCGCCTTTGGCCCCGAAAGCCCCTGGCGCCGCGTGAAATACATCCTCCTGATAGCGATACTGGGTTCGGCGATCGCCGGCAACCTGACTCTCTTGCTCCTGGACCCCATCGTGCTGACGAGCCAGATGGTTGGGCGCGTCTTCCTGCCCCTGGTGGAGCAGGCATTTTCGCTTCTCGAGCGGGCCGGCTTTGCTATCCCCTGGACGCGCCTCCTGGTCTCCTCGGCCGATAATCTCCTGCGCGGCACCATTTTCCCGCTGGAGCGCCATTTCTACGGCGGCGCGGTGCTGACCGGCCTGGTCTTTGCCGGCATCCTCGCCCTCAACGCGCTGGCACCGCGCTTCTGGTGCCGGCATCTCTGCCCGCTGGGCGCCCTGTTGGGCCTGCTTTCGCGAGCGGCCTGGATCCGCCGGCGGGTAAACACATCCTGCATTGACTGCGGGCGCTGTGCCCGCCTCTGTCCCACCGGCACCATTGATGCCGGCCGCGGCTACGCCAGTGATCCCGCCGAATGCACGACCTGTCTCCTCTGCCAGGATGCGTGTCCCGTCTCCGCTATTTCCTTTTCAGGGGGAAGCCTCAGGCCGGCGCCATCCCAAAGCTATGATCCGACGCGCCGGCAAACCCTGGTGACGCTGGGACTCGGCCTGGCCGGCGTCGGCCTGTTGCGCGCCGGCCCCAGCTCGGACTTTCTCGACCCCCACCGCATCCTGCCGCCAGGCGGCCGGGAGAACGATCTGGCCGGCAAATGCATCCGCTGTGGCCTCTGTCTGAAGGTTTGTCCCACGGGCGGGTTACAGCCGGCATTTCCCCGTGCCAACGCACAAGACCTCTGGACGCCCGTGCTGGTGCCGCGCATAGGCTACTGCGACTATTCCTGCCATGCCTGCGGGCAGATCTGCCCCACCGGGGCCATCCCGGATATCCCGCTGGACACCAAACGCACGGTCATCATCGGCAAGGCCTATATTGATACCAGCCGCTGTATCCCCT is part of the Anaerolineae bacterium genome and encodes:
- a CDS encoding 4Fe-4S binding protein translates to AWICPLGTLLDWVPARQQPSAAFGPESPWRRVKYILLIAILGSAIAGNLTLLLLDPIVLTSQMVGRVFLPLVEQAFSLLERAGFAIPWTRLLVSSADNLLRGTIFPLERHFYGGAVLTGLVFAGILALNALAPRFWCRHLCPLGALLGLLSRAAWIRRRVNTSCIDCGRCARLCPTGTIDAGRGYASDPAECTTCLLCQDACPVSAISFSGGSLRPAPSQSYDPTRRQTLVTLGLGLAGVGLLRAGPSSDFLDPHRILPPGGRENDLAGKCIRCGLCLKVCPTGGLQPAFPRANAQDLWTPVLVPRIGYCDYSCHACGQICPTGAIPDIPLDTKRTVIIGKAYIDTSRCIPWSEGRDCIVCEEMCPVPDKAIKLEEARVKTAAGQTVTVKLPHVERERCIGCGICEYQCPVAGQAAIRVYSPVLERG